A genome region from Methylohalobius crimeensis 10Ki includes the following:
- the glgC gene encoding glucose-1-phosphate adenylyltransferase, which produces MSKKTILAFVMAGGEGSRLHPLTAERSKPSVPFGARYRIVDFVLSNLVNSGIHAIYLLVQYKSQSLIEHVRKAWVLPPILPGSFITVVPPQMRRGQQWFQGTADAVYQNLNLIRQQSPDLVLVFGADHIYRMDIRQMVDFHLSRQAACTVAALPVPLPQARSFGIIDADADCRIRGFLEKPENPPPMATDPTRAYASMGNYLFNADVLEQALTEAQARDKHDFGKNVLPRLVEDGQVYAYDFGQNRVPGVRDYEEQGYWRDVGTLDAYYEATMDVLGLEPKFDTFNAQWPITSSNYQGPVAKFQNARIDNSIIRAGCLVNGATVKNSVLRREVVLEPEVELDGCIVMDGAIIRRGAKLKRAIVDRYNIIEAGTRIGYDAQADRSHYHVSDSGIVVLPEAQPHTLARTSYEEDS; this is translated from the coding sequence ATGTCTAAAAAAACAATCCTTGCCTTCGTGATGGCCGGCGGAGAGGGCAGCCGTCTGCATCCGCTCACCGCCGAACGCTCCAAACCCTCGGTCCCCTTCGGGGCGCGCTATCGAATTGTCGATTTCGTGCTGTCCAACCTGGTCAACTCGGGCATTCACGCCATTTACCTATTGGTGCAGTACAAATCCCAATCGCTGATCGAGCACGTGCGCAAAGCGTGGGTATTGCCTCCCATCCTGCCGGGCAGTTTCATCACCGTGGTACCGCCCCAAATGCGACGGGGCCAACAATGGTTTCAGGGAACCGCCGATGCGGTGTATCAAAATCTCAACCTGATTCGTCAGCAGTCCCCCGATTTAGTGCTGGTATTCGGTGCCGATCACATCTACCGCATGGATATTCGGCAAATGGTGGATTTTCATCTCTCCCGCCAGGCCGCCTGCACCGTGGCCGCCCTACCGGTGCCCTTGCCCCAGGCCAGAAGCTTCGGGATCATCGACGCGGACGCGGATTGCCGCATCCGCGGTTTTCTGGAAAAACCCGAAAACCCGCCGCCCATGGCCACCGACCCCACCCGAGCCTATGCTTCCATGGGCAACTACCTGTTCAACGCCGATGTCCTGGAACAAGCCTTGACCGAAGCCCAAGCCCGAGACAAGCACGATTTCGGCAAGAATGTTTTGCCCCGCCTGGTCGAAGACGGCCAGGTATACGCCTACGATTTCGGCCAAAACCGGGTGCCGGGCGTGCGCGATTACGAGGAACAGGGTTATTGGCGGGACGTGGGCACCTTGGACGCCTATTACGAAGCGACCATGGACGTACTCGGCTTGGAGCCGAAATTCGACACCTTCAACGCCCAGTGGCCCATCACCTCCTCCAATTATCAAGGTCCGGTGGCCAAATTCCAAAACGCCCGGATCGACAACAGCATCATCCGCGCCGGCTGCCTGGTGAACGGCGCCACGGTGAAGAATTCCGTGCTCCGCCGGGAGGTGGTGCTGGAGCCGGAGGTGGAGTTGGACGGCTGCATCGTCATGGACGGTGCGATTATCCGTCGCGGAGCCAAACTCAAGCGCGCCATCGTGGATCGTTACAACATTATCGAGGCGGGCACCCGAATCGGCTACGACGCCCAAGCGGACCGCAGCCACTATCATGTCAGCGACTCCGGCATCGTGGTACTGCCCGAAGCGCAGCCCCATACGCTGGCACGCACTTCCTACGAGGAGGATTCTTGA
- a CDS encoding MFS transporter, with amino-acid sequence MRPTRGSNAAAAPSSAGIGKRGEKGYGVAISDPMTGTEKRAAAGLALIFALRMLGLFMILPVFSVLAGDLEGATPQLVGLAIGAYGFTQALLQIPFGLLSDRIGRKTVIATGLLLFAGGSVLAAEADSIYQVIAGRALQGSGAIAAAVMALAADLTREQHRTKAMAAIGMSIGLAFAVSMVAGPAVGHWLGLSGLFWTTAVLALLGLLGLFFVVPKPVSMRFHREAEVQPGRFGSVLINPDLLRLDFGILALHCMLTATFVVLPVALREFTQIPTFQQSYLYLPVMAASLLFMVPLVIVAEKKRRMKSTFLLAVALIALSEAGLARFHTDLYGIAGCLLVFFTGFNLLEALLPSLISKIAPVDLKGTAMGVYSSSQFLGAFLGGAAGGWLHGRYGLEAVFWFDAGLAGLWLCIALWMKTPRQVSSLLLNIALPDPREAPPLAHALRKLPGVVEAVVVPEESVAYLKIDKQRLDEERLEALIDRFTRSGNSEMDSDGFGQNSKRSEEKSPEPQPVES; translated from the coding sequence TTGCGACCGACCAGGGGCTCAAACGCTGCTGCCGCCCCGTCTTCCGCCGGCATCGGGAAACGGGGCGAGAAAGGCTACGGAGTCGCGATTTCCGACCCGATGACGGGGACGGAAAAACGCGCCGCCGCGGGTCTCGCGCTGATCTTCGCGCTCCGGATGCTGGGATTGTTCATGATCCTGCCGGTATTCTCCGTCCTCGCGGGCGACCTCGAGGGCGCCACGCCGCAATTGGTAGGACTGGCCATCGGCGCCTATGGTTTCACCCAAGCCCTGCTGCAGATTCCTTTCGGCCTGTTGTCCGACCGGATCGGCCGCAAGACCGTGATCGCCACGGGGCTGTTGCTGTTCGCCGGCGGCAGCGTGCTGGCGGCGGAAGCCGATTCGATCTACCAAGTGATCGCCGGCCGCGCCCTGCAAGGCAGCGGCGCCATCGCCGCGGCGGTCATGGCCCTGGCCGCCGATCTGACCCGCGAGCAGCACCGCACCAAGGCCATGGCGGCGATCGGCATGAGCATCGGTCTGGCCTTCGCCGTTTCCATGGTGGCCGGACCGGCGGTGGGTCACTGGCTGGGACTGTCCGGCTTGTTCTGGACCACCGCCGTCCTCGCCCTGCTCGGTCTGCTGGGTTTGTTCTTCGTGGTCCCCAAGCCGGTCTCCATGCGTTTTCACCGGGAGGCGGAAGTCCAGCCGGGTCGCTTCGGCAGTGTCCTGATCAACCCGGACCTTCTCCGCCTGGATTTCGGCATTCTCGCCCTGCACTGCATGCTCACCGCCACCTTCGTCGTCCTTCCGGTGGCGCTGCGCGAATTCACTCAAATCCCCACTTTTCAGCAAAGTTATCTATACCTTCCGGTGATGGCCGCCTCCCTCCTGTTCATGGTGCCGCTGGTGATCGTGGCGGAAAAGAAACGCCGAATGAAATCCACATTCCTCCTGGCCGTCGCCTTGATCGCCCTGAGCGAGGCGGGCCTGGCCCGTTTCCACACCGACCTCTACGGGATCGCCGGCTGCCTGCTGGTTTTCTTCACCGGCTTCAACCTGCTGGAAGCGCTGCTGCCGTCGCTGATCTCGAAAATCGCGCCGGTGGATTTGAAAGGCACCGCCATGGGCGTCTACTCCAGCAGTCAGTTCCTCGGCGCCTTTCTGGGCGGCGCGGCCGGAGGCTGGCTGCATGGCCGCTATGGCCTGGAAGCGGTCTTCTGGTTCGATGCCGGCCTGGCCGGCCTCTGGCTGTGCATCGCCCTCTGGATGAAAACGCCGCGCCAAGTCAGCAGTCTATTGCTGAATATCGCCCTGCCCGATCCTCGGGAAGCGCCGCCTTTGGCCCACGCACTGCGCAAACTACCCGGCGTGGTGGAAGCGGTGGTGGTCCCGGAAGAAAGCGTGGCCTATCTGAAAATCGACAAACAACGCTTGGACGAGGAACGGCTGGAAGCGCTCATCGACCGCTTCACCCGTTCCGGCAACTCCGAAATGGATTCGGACGGCTTCGGTCAAAACTCGAAGCGTTCCGAAGAAAAATCCCCTGAACCCCAACCCGTGGAGAGTTGA
- the ssb gene encoding single-stranded DNA-binding protein — MASRGVNKVILVGNLGVDPEVRYMPSGSAVTNLRIATSESWKDRETGQTQERTEWHRVAMFGKLAEIAGEYLRKGSQVYIEGSLRTRKWQGQDGQDRYTTEIVAREMQMLGGGRGGNNSGNFDSSSNYPNNAPSSGSSGQAPSSKPETLDDFDDDIPF, encoded by the coding sequence ATGGCATCGAGAGGCGTCAACAAAGTCATTCTGGTCGGCAACCTGGGCGTCGACCCGGAAGTCCGTTACATGCCCAGCGGCAGCGCGGTCACCAATCTGCGCATCGCCACCAGCGAAAGCTGGAAGGACCGGGAGACCGGCCAAACCCAAGAGCGCACCGAATGGCATCGAGTCGCCATGTTCGGCAAACTGGCCGAAATCGCCGGCGAATATCTGCGCAAGGGCAGTCAGGTCTATATAGAAGGCTCCCTGCGCACCCGCAAATGGCAGGGCCAGGACGGTCAGGATCGCTACACCACCGAGATCGTCGCCCGCGAAATGCAGATGCTGGGCGGAGGCCGCGGCGGCAACAACAGCGGCAATTTCGATTCGTCTTCGAACTACCCGAACAACGCCCCGTCCTCGGGGTCATCCGGACAGGCCCCTTCCTCCAAACCCGAAACCCTGGACGATTTCGACGACGATATTCCGTTCTAA
- the treS gene encoding maltose alpha-D-glucosyltransferase, with translation MGFLDDPLWYKDAIIYQLHIKAFYDSDKDGIGDFKGLIEKLDYLEELGVNTIWLLPFYPSPLRDDGYDISDYRNVFPGYGTRQDVRHLIRELHKREMRLITELVINHTSDQHPWFQAARRAHKGSAKRNFYVWSDTQHKYRDARIIFTDYEDSNWAWDEVAQAYYWHRFFSHQPDLNFENPQVVKAVIRAMRFWLDMGVDGMRLDAIPYLIERDGTDCENLPETHQVIKQMRAVVDDHYQGRMFLAEANQWPEDVRAYFGDGDECHMAYHFPLMPRMYMAVAQEDRFPMTDILAQTPDIPDNCQWALFLRNHDELTLEMVTDRERDYMYKVYASDPRMRVNVGIRRRLAPLLENDHGKIKLLNSLLMTMPGTPIVYYGDEIGMGDNIYLGDRNAVRTPMQWSPDRNAGFSRADPQKLYLPPVMDPVYGYEALNVEAQARNPSSLLNWTRRLIGVRRSYPAFGRGKLEVLKPGNRKIFAYLRIYREQVILCVANLSHSPQPVELDLAAYKGRVPLELSSRTSFPTIGEWPYLLTLPRFGFYWFELSAEAPAPIWHADFPPLESVPILVLSDRRSFFYPTSPEKTEHQELIVPFVRQRLEEEILPRYLTNQRWFAGKGEQIAAIRLTPLGTWQTSQGQWFLDVVRITFGEGRQEDYFLPLTLRWGDPEDLPTEHLTRVISRVRRRAQPGLLLEAQSDNAFSHAVVRAMAENRATPLTRGRLNFMATRAYADWIPKPIDWPVYHPPLEQSNTSLILGENQLMLKLYRKSRPGVNPEWEMGRFLTEHTDFRQIAPVLGAMEWISESGEAWLLALLHGYLDNQGSAWDSTLDYLCRFLENWQAVINGEQAGLKEESPHLAFRNQIQLLGQRTGELHQSLASATDDPNFMQENLAPGEIDNWVAQVRHDVDRTLAQLQGAMDRLTEETQALAEQILTRREALEAMPSTLHPGDLDLVKTRYHGDYHLGQVLVCGNDFVIIDFEGEPNRSLDERRRKGSPLRDVAGMLRSFDYAAAKAADASRCESPAASLAVEQILKTWQREVKSAFLEGYHAAVEGCPSYPKESWQASLLIRLFSLEKALYEVRYELANRPQWVILPLRGLTEMMGEQ, from the coding sequence ATGGGCTTTCTCGATGACCCCCTCTGGTACAAGGACGCCATCATCTATCAATTGCACATCAAGGCGTTCTACGACAGTGACAAAGACGGGATCGGCGACTTCAAGGGGCTGATCGAAAAGCTCGATTACCTGGAGGAATTGGGGGTCAACACCATCTGGCTGCTGCCCTTCTACCCTTCACCCTTGCGGGACGACGGCTACGACATCTCCGACTACCGCAACGTCTTCCCCGGCTACGGTACACGGCAGGACGTGCGTCATCTGATCCGCGAGTTGCACAAACGCGAAATGCGGCTCATCACCGAATTAGTGATCAACCATACCTCCGATCAGCACCCCTGGTTTCAAGCCGCCCGGCGGGCCCACAAGGGTTCCGCCAAGCGGAATTTCTACGTTTGGAGCGATACCCAACACAAGTACCGGGACGCGCGGATCATCTTCACCGACTACGAAGACTCCAATTGGGCCTGGGACGAGGTGGCGCAGGCCTATTACTGGCACCGCTTCTTTTCCCATCAACCCGATCTCAACTTCGAAAATCCCCAGGTGGTCAAGGCGGTGATCCGCGCCATGCGCTTCTGGCTCGACATGGGAGTGGACGGGATGCGCCTGGACGCCATCCCCTACCTGATCGAACGCGACGGCACCGATTGCGAAAACCTGCCCGAGACCCACCAGGTCATCAAGCAAATGCGGGCGGTGGTGGACGACCACTACCAAGGGCGGATGTTCCTGGCCGAGGCCAACCAGTGGCCGGAGGACGTGCGCGCCTACTTCGGCGACGGCGACGAGTGCCACATGGCGTATCACTTCCCCCTCATGCCGCGTATGTACATGGCGGTGGCTCAGGAGGACCGCTTTCCCATGACCGACATCCTGGCCCAGACCCCCGACATTCCCGACAATTGCCAATGGGCCCTGTTTCTGCGCAACCACGACGAACTGACCCTGGAAATGGTCACCGACCGGGAACGCGATTACATGTACAAGGTTTATGCCTCCGACCCGCGCATGCGGGTGAACGTGGGCATTCGCCGGCGGCTGGCCCCGCTGTTGGAAAACGATCACGGCAAGATCAAGCTTCTCAACAGCCTGCTGATGACCATGCCCGGAACCCCCATCGTCTATTACGGTGACGAAATCGGCATGGGCGACAACATTTACCTGGGCGACCGCAACGCCGTGCGCACCCCCATGCAGTGGAGCCCCGACCGCAACGCCGGTTTCTCCCGGGCCGACCCCCAGAAACTTTATCTTCCCCCCGTGATGGACCCGGTCTATGGCTACGAGGCGCTGAACGTGGAAGCCCAGGCGCGCAACCCCTCCAGTCTGCTCAATTGGACGCGCCGCCTCATCGGCGTCAGACGCAGCTATCCGGCGTTCGGACGCGGCAAACTCGAGGTCTTGAAACCCGGCAACCGTAAAATCTTCGCCTATCTGCGCATCTATCGGGAACAGGTCATTCTCTGCGTCGCCAATCTATCCCACTCGCCCCAGCCGGTGGAATTGGATCTGGCCGCCTACAAGGGCCGGGTGCCGCTGGAGCTTTCCAGCCGCACTTCGTTTCCCACCATCGGCGAATGGCCCTACCTGTTGACCTTGCCCCGTTTCGGCTTTTACTGGTTCGAGTTGTCCGCCGAGGCGCCTGCCCCCATTTGGCACGCCGACTTCCCGCCCTTGGAATCGGTGCCCATTTTGGTTTTATCCGACCGGCGCAGCTTCTTCTATCCCACCAGTCCGGAAAAAACCGAACATCAGGAGTTGATCGTTCCCTTCGTACGTCAGCGGCTGGAGGAAGAGATTCTGCCCCGCTATCTGACCAATCAACGCTGGTTCGCGGGCAAGGGTGAGCAAATAGCGGCTATCCGCCTAACCCCCTTGGGAACCTGGCAAACCTCGCAAGGCCAATGGTTCCTGGACGTGGTTCGGATTACTTTCGGCGAGGGCCGGCAGGAGGACTATTTCCTACCGCTCACCCTGCGCTGGGGCGATCCCGAAGACTTGCCCACCGAACACCTCACCCGGGTGATCAGCCGGGTGCGACGCAGGGCCCAACCGGGCCTGCTGCTGGAAGCCCAATCCGACAACGCCTTTTCCCACGCGGTGGTCCGCGCCATGGCGGAAAACCGGGCAACCCCTCTGACCCGCGGTCGGCTCAATTTCATGGCCACCCGCGCCTATGCGGATTGGATTCCAAAACCGATCGACTGGCCGGTCTATCATCCGCCGCTGGAACAAAGCAATACTTCTTTGATCCTGGGGGAGAATCAGCTCATGCTCAAGCTCTATCGCAAGAGCCGACCCGGCGTCAATCCGGAATGGGAAATGGGGCGATTCCTCACCGAACATACCGATTTCCGCCAAATCGCTCCGGTGTTGGGCGCGATGGAATGGATATCGGAAAGCGGCGAAGCCTGGCTGCTCGCCCTGCTCCACGGCTATCTGGACAATCAGGGCAGCGCCTGGGACTCCACCCTCGATTATCTGTGCCGCTTTCTGGAAAATTGGCAAGCGGTCATCAACGGAGAGCAAGCCGGCCTGAAAGAAGAATCACCGCATCTCGCCTTCCGCAATCAGATTCAGTTGCTGGGCCAACGCACCGGCGAGCTCCATCAATCGTTAGCCTCAGCCACCGACGATCCGAACTTCATGCAGGAAAACCTGGCTCCGGGAGAAATCGATAACTGGGTGGCGCAGGTGCGACACGACGTGGATCGAACCCTAGCGCAACTCCAGGGGGCGATGGATCGATTGACCGAGGAAACTCAAGCGCTCGCCGAGCAAATCCTGACCCGTCGGGAAGCGCTCGAGGCGATGCCGTCGACCTTGCATCCGGGGGACTTGGACCTGGTCAAGACCCGCTACCACGGCGATTATCATCTGGGCCAGGTACTGGTCTGCGGCAACGATTTCGTGATCATCGATTTCGAGGGCGAACCCAACCGCTCCCTGGACGAACGCCGCCGCAAAGGCAGCCCCTTGCGGGACGTGGCGGGCATGCTGCGGTCCTTCGACTACGCCGCCGCCAAGGCGGCCGACGCCAGCCGTTGCGAATCTCCCGCCGCCAGCCTGGCGGTGGAGCAAATACTCAAGACCTGGCAACGGGAGGTAAAAAGCGCTTTTTTGGAAGGCTACCATGCGGCGGTGGAAGGCTGCCCCAGCTATCCCAAAGAATCCTGGCAGGCCAGCTTGCTGATCCGTCTTTTCAGTTTGGAAAAGGCCTTGTACGAGGTTCGTTATGAACTGGCCAATCGTCCGCAGTGGGTCATTCTTCCCCTGCGAGGCTTGACCGAAATGATGGGAGAACAATAA
- the trhA gene encoding PAQR family membrane homeostasis protein TrhA gives MTIQPIPGFTQPVSSLTHLLGAGIFAVLAVPLWRRCRGSRLCRWTTAVFSFTAVVLLSISGSYHLLATEGTAHQVMQRLDHAAIFAHIAGSFTPIQALFFRSGWGHWAFLALIWTLAICGIVVKVMFFTTIPEIAGLLFYLGLGWMGLGSAIALAYHYGYTLIRPLVWGGLAYTLGGIADFTRWPVLIPGVVGPHELMHVGVLAGIGGFWWFLYQHLPGFCWVDFDPYRH, from the coding sequence ATGACCATCCAGCCGATACCCGGTTTCACCCAGCCGGTCAGCTCATTGACCCATCTGCTCGGTGCGGGGATCTTCGCAGTGCTGGCGGTCCCCTTATGGCGCCGATGCCGTGGGAGTCGGCTATGCCGGTGGACCACGGCGGTCTTTTCTTTCACCGCCGTGGTGCTGTTGTCGATAAGCGGAAGCTATCATCTCCTCGCCACGGAAGGCACCGCCCATCAGGTCATGCAGCGTCTCGATCACGCCGCCATCTTCGCCCACATTGCCGGCAGTTTTACCCCCATCCAAGCCTTGTTTTTCCGCAGTGGCTGGGGACACTGGGCGTTCCTGGCTCTGATCTGGACACTGGCCATCTGCGGCATCGTGGTGAAGGTTATGTTTTTTACCACCATTCCCGAAATAGCGGGGCTGCTTTTCTATCTGGGATTGGGCTGGATGGGATTGGGGTCGGCCATCGCCCTGGCCTATCATTACGGCTATACCCTTATCCGTCCGCTGGTATGGGGCGGACTCGCCTATACGCTCGGCGGAATCGCCGATTTCACTCGCTGGCCGGTATTGATACCGGGAGTGGTCGGCCCTCACGAACTGATGCACGTGGGGGTGCTGGCGGGCATCGGCGGATTTTGGTGGTTCCTATACCAGCACCTGCCTGGCTTTTGCTGGGTGGATTTCGATCCCTATCGTCACTGA
- a CDS encoding 4-alpha-glucanotransferase codes for MRVRPDPTITEALRLLGKERFILAVHDASFPGLERQDTGRGTPYGKGGEHFARFARSLGFTGLQLGPQGQTSASNPSPYDGTIFSRNFLSLDLVSLVADGLLSRRTWETIVADNPRPGGRRAAHAYAYDAYSQALAEIHANFRADREHQDPDVLALDRELKALWHSEDWLRNDALYEALNLEHGRLPWRQWPNQGQAALDRMLCAPPPEKKAACAARRRALEKTYAETLERYALVQTLLLRQHRAFRARMQAMGLKCYGDVQVGFSLGDVWSRRSLLMRDYFLGAPPSRTNLEGQPWGYQVLDPGQYLDETGAPGPVLRFVAERMGKMLAEFDGLRLDHPHGLVCPWVYRADEDDPYYAVQHGARLFSSPDLPDHPGLARYAIVRPDQLHRERPRYADDWVRGLTPEQEAQYALVMDTLMDQVREHGRQKADILFEVLSTEPLPLARVRQRHGLGRFRVTQKADLVKPDDVYRSENAQPQDWLMVGNHDTPSIWRLARSWENSEAGRRQADYLAWRLKLDDPQQLASDGRRLAHAKAADLFLSPASNIMVFFPDLLGIEETYNAPGVANSDNWTLRVPPDFSRRYAQDRLEGRALNLEAVLALALRARHDIHRPELIARLEERAGWQVISPRKPMTGA; via the coding sequence ATGCGGGTCCGACCCGATCCCACGATTACCGAGGCACTGAGGCTGCTGGGCAAGGAACGTTTTATACTTGCGGTCCACGATGCCAGTTTCCCCGGCCTGGAAAGACAAGACACCGGGCGCGGCACGCCCTATGGGAAGGGCGGAGAGCATTTCGCCCGCTTCGCTCGCAGTCTCGGATTTACCGGCTTGCAATTGGGTCCTCAAGGACAAACCTCTGCGTCCAATCCGTCACCCTACGACGGCACGATCTTTTCCCGCAATTTTCTCTCGCTCGACCTCGTGTCCCTGGTCGCCGACGGCCTGCTCAGCCGAAGGACCTGGGAAACGATCGTAGCGGACAATCCTCGCCCCGGCGGAAGGCGCGCGGCCCATGCATACGCCTACGACGCCTATAGCCAAGCGCTCGCCGAAATCCACGCCAATTTTCGCGCCGACCGTGAACATCAAGATCCCGACGTCCTGGCGCTGGACCGGGAACTGAAAGCATTGTGGCATTCCGAGGACTGGCTTCGGAACGATGCTTTGTACGAAGCCTTGAATCTGGAACACGGCCGATTGCCGTGGCGTCAATGGCCGAATCAAGGCCAAGCCGCCCTGGATCGGATGCTGTGCGCACCACCGCCGGAAAAGAAGGCGGCCTGTGCCGCCCGCCGCCGCGCCCTGGAGAAGACATACGCGGAAACCTTGGAACGTTACGCCCTCGTCCAAACTCTCCTGCTCCGGCAACATCGAGCCTTCCGCGCGCGGATGCAAGCCATGGGACTCAAGTGCTACGGCGACGTTCAGGTGGGGTTTTCCCTGGGGGACGTGTGGAGCCGGCGGAGCTTGCTGATGCGGGACTACTTTCTCGGCGCGCCGCCCAGCCGGACCAATCTCGAGGGGCAACCCTGGGGCTACCAGGTATTGGATCCCGGCCAATATCTGGATGAAACGGGTGCGCCGGGGCCGGTATTGAGGTTCGTCGCCGAGCGGATGGGCAAGATGCTCGCCGAGTTCGACGGTCTGCGCCTGGATCATCCCCACGGTCTGGTTTGTCCGTGGGTTTACCGGGCCGACGAGGACGATCCCTACTACGCCGTCCAACACGGCGCCCGGCTGTTCTCCTCGCCCGACCTTCCGGATCATCCCGGGCTCGCCCGCTACGCCATTGTGCGGCCGGACCAACTCCACCGGGAACGGCCGCGCTACGCCGACGATTGGGTTCGGGGCCTGACACCTGAACAGGAAGCTCAATACGCCTTGGTAATGGACACCCTCATGGATCAGGTCCGCGAACACGGCCGGCAAAAGGCGGACATCCTCTTCGAGGTGCTGTCCACCGAGCCGCTGCCTCTCGCCCGGGTACGGCAACGCCACGGCCTGGGACGCTTCCGGGTAACCCAGAAAGCCGATCTCGTCAAACCGGACGACGTATATCGGAGCGAGAACGCCCAGCCCCAGGACTGGCTGATGGTGGGCAACCACGATACCCCTTCCATCTGGCGCCTGGCGCGCAGTTGGGAAAACAGCGAGGCAGGCCGCCGGCAGGCGGATTACCTGGCGTGGCGTTTGAAGCTCGACGACCCGCAACAACTCGCTTCGGACGGGCGCCGTCTGGCCCATGCCAAGGCGGCGGATCTATTTCTTTCTCCGGCCTCCAATATAATGGTATTCTTCCCCGATCTACTGGGGATCGAGGAAACCTACAACGCGCCGGGGGTCGCGAACTCGGACAACTGGACTCTCCGGGTGCCTCCGGATTTTTCCCGCCGCTACGCCCAAGATCGGCTCGAAGGACGCGCGCTCAATCTTGAAGCCGTCCTGGCATTGGCCCTGCGCGCCAGACACGATATTCACCGCCCGGAGCTGATCGCCCGCCTGGAAGAACGGGCCGGATGGCAGGTAATATCACCCCGGAAACCAATGACAGGTGCTTGA